The following proteins come from a genomic window of Yinghuangia sp. ASG 101:
- a CDS encoding peptide ABC transporter substrate-binding protein codes for MRGSTRVKFGAAIAALALAATAACSTDSDDPEPDSSAAPGAGKKGGSITVQLGEPQHGLVPTNTSESEGNEVLNALFAGLVDYDIDTNKPENRVAESITSADNKVWTIKIKPDYTFHNGEKVTASSFVDSWNYGANQKNAQEAIPFFDKIEGSDELAPGEGKEPTAETLKGLKVIDETTFEVTLKVPFAQFPSMLGYNAYYPVPKAFFADPKAFDDAPIGNGPFMMDGKWEHNQQIKVKRYEGFPDHDGKALLDAVTFKIYEKLDTAYNDLRAGAIDITDKLPVSAMGTVQKDFPGRTSSVAESSIGYIGFPLATNPIYANPDLRKAISMAIDRKTLNDKIFSGTRPPADDFVSPIIPGYRQGICGEACTYNPQAAKDLYAKAGGLPGNKLEIGYNTDGGHKDWIEAVGNMLKDNLGIDVTPRPFEKFGAILDALDQKQFSGAFRMGWTMDYPSIENYLRPIFSKIAIQNGSNHAGYVNEDFEAALAAADVKQGDEGIAAYQAASDILLKDLPYIPVFFYMSSNAWSDRVTNVRIDAQNRMRLDLVSLT; via the coding sequence GTGCGTGGATCTACGCGCGTGAAGTTCGGCGCGGCCATCGCCGCGTTGGCCCTGGCCGCCACTGCCGCATGCAGTACCGACAGCGATGATCCGGAGCCGGACTCCTCCGCCGCTCCGGGCGCGGGCAAGAAGGGCGGGTCGATCACCGTCCAGCTCGGGGAGCCCCAGCACGGTCTGGTCCCCACGAACACCTCGGAGAGCGAGGGCAACGAGGTCCTCAACGCCCTCTTCGCCGGGCTCGTCGACTACGACATCGACACCAACAAGCCGGAGAACCGCGTCGCGGAGTCGATCACCAGCGCCGACAACAAGGTCTGGACGATCAAGATCAAGCCCGACTACACCTTCCACAACGGCGAGAAGGTGACCGCGAGTTCGTTCGTAGACTCCTGGAACTACGGCGCCAACCAGAAGAACGCGCAAGAGGCGATCCCGTTCTTCGACAAGATCGAGGGCTCCGACGAACTCGCCCCGGGGGAAGGCAAAGAGCCCACCGCCGAGACGCTCAAGGGCCTCAAGGTCATCGACGAGACCACCTTCGAGGTCACCCTCAAGGTGCCGTTCGCGCAGTTCCCGAGCATGCTCGGCTACAACGCCTACTACCCGGTGCCGAAGGCGTTCTTCGCCGACCCGAAGGCCTTCGACGACGCCCCCATCGGCAACGGGCCGTTCATGATGGACGGCAAGTGGGAGCACAACCAGCAGATCAAGGTCAAGCGGTACGAAGGCTTCCCCGATCACGACGGCAAGGCGCTGCTCGACGCGGTCACCTTCAAGATCTACGAGAAGCTCGACACCGCGTACAACGACCTGCGCGCCGGCGCGATCGACATCACCGACAAGCTGCCGGTCTCCGCGATGGGCACGGTCCAGAAGGACTTCCCGGGCCGCACCTCCAGCGTCGCCGAGTCGTCGATCGGCTACATCGGCTTCCCCCTCGCGACGAACCCGATCTACGCCAACCCCGATCTGCGCAAGGCCATTTCGATGGCGATCGACCGCAAGACCCTCAACGACAAGATCTTCAGCGGCACCCGGCCGCCGGCCGACGACTTCGTCAGCCCGATCATCCCGGGCTACCGGCAGGGCATCTGCGGTGAGGCGTGCACCTACAACCCGCAGGCGGCGAAGGACCTGTACGCGAAGGCCGGCGGCCTGCCCGGCAACAAGCTCGAAATCGGCTACAACACCGACGGCGGCCACAAGGACTGGATCGAGGCCGTCGGCAACATGCTCAAGGACAACCTCGGCATCGACGTGACACCGCGTCCGTTCGAGAAGTTCGGGGCCATCCTGGACGCGCTCGACCAGAAGCAGTTCTCCGGCGCGTTCCGCATGGGCTGGACGATGGACTACCCGTCGATCGAGAACTACCTGCGGCCGATCTTCAGCAAGATCGCCATCCAGAACGGCTCGAACCACGCCGGTTACGTCAACGAGGACTTCGAGGCGGCGCTGGCGGCGGCCGACGTCAAGCAGGGCGACGAGGGCATCGCCGCGTACCAGGCGGCCAGCGACATCCTGCTCAAAGATCTGCCCTACATCCCGGTGTTCTTCTACATGAGCTCCAACGCGTGGTCGGACCGGGTCACCAACGTGAGGATCGACGCGCAGAACCGCATGCGCCTCGACCTGGTGTCCCTCACGTAG